The following proteins come from a genomic window of Larimichthys crocea isolate SSNF chromosome III, L_crocea_2.0, whole genome shotgun sequence:
- the myl2b gene encoding myosin, light chain 2b, regulatory, cardiac, slow, translating into MSPKKAKKRADGASSNVFSMFEQAQIQEFKEAFTIMDQNRDGFIDKNDLRDTFAALGRLNVKQEELDDMLKEAPGPINFTVFLTMFGEKLKGADPEETILNAFKVFDPEGKGTLKKDFVTEMLTTQADRFSPEEMEQMFAAFPPDVAGNLDYKNLVYVITHGEEKDQE; encoded by the exons ATG TCCCCcaagaaagcaaagaagagGGCAGATGGAGCCAGCTCCAATGTGTTCTCCATGTTTGAACAGGCCCAGATCCAGGAGTTCAAAGAA GCTTTCACTATCATGGACCAAAACAGAGACGGTTTCATCGACAAGAATGACCTGAGAGACACCTTCGCAGCTTTAG GCcgtttaaatgtcaaacaagaAGAGCTTGATGACATGTTGAAGGAGGCACCAGGACCGATCAATTTCACAGTCTTTCTTACCATGTTTGGAGAGAAACTAAAAG GTGCTGACCCGGAGGAGACCATCCTGAACGCGTTCAAAGTCTTTGATCCTGAAGGAAAAGGAACGTTAAAGAAAGACTT TGTGACAGAGATGTTGACGACCCAGGCAGACAGATTCTCCCCTGAAGAG ATGGAACAGATGTTTGCGGCATTCCCACCAGATGTAGCAGGAAACCTCGACTACAAGAATTTGGTCTACGTCATCACACATGGTGAAGAGAAAGACCAAGAATAG
- the LOC104926366 gene encoding serine/threonine-protein phosphatase PP1-gamma catalytic subunit has product MADVDKLNIDSIIQRLLEVRGAKPGKNVQLQENEIRGLCLKSREIFLSQPILLELEAPLKICGDIHGQYYDLLRLFEYGGFPPESNYLFLGDYVDRGKQSLETICLLLAYKIKYPENFFLLRGNHECASINRIYGFYDECKRRYNIKLWKTFTDCFNCLPIAAIVDEKIFCCHGGLSPDLQSMEQIRRIMRPTDVPDQGLLCDLLWSDPDKDVLGWGENDRGVSFTFGSEVVAKFLHKHDLDLICRAHQVVEDGYEFFAKRQLVTLFSAPNYCGEFDNAGAMMSVDETLMCSFQILKPAEKKKPNGSRPVTPPRNMVTKQAKK; this is encoded by the exons ATGGCTGATGTGGACAAACTCAACATAGACAGCATCATCCAGCGTCTTTTAGAAG TCAGAGGAGCAAAGCCTGGCAAGAACGTGCAGCTGCAGGAGAATGAGATCCGCGGATTGTGCCTCAAGTCCAGGGAGATCTTTCTCAGTCAGCCCatcctgctggagctggaggcccCCCTCAAGATATGTG GTGACATCCACGGGCAATACTATGACCTACTGAGGCTGTTTGAATACGGGGGCTTCCCTCCAGAGAGCAACTACCTGTTCCTGGGCGATTACGTAGACAGGGGGAAGCAGTCTCTGGAAACCATCTGTCTCCTGCTCGCATACAAAATCAAATATCCAGAGAACTTCTTCCTGCTGAGGGGAAACCACGAGTGTGCTTCAATTAACAGAATATACGGTTTCTATGATGAGT GTAAAAGAAGGTACAACATCAAACTCTGGAAGACCTTCACAGATTGTTTTAACTGCCTACCTATTGCCGCCATCGTCGATGAGAAGATCTTTTGCTGCCACGGAG GACTGTCACCTGACCTTCAGTCCATGGAGCAGATCAGACGCATCATGCGCCCCACTGACGTGCCCGACCAGGGTCTGCTGTGCGACTTGCTCTGGTCTGACCCAGACAAGGATGTTTTGGGCTGGGGGGAGAACGACAGGGGTGTCTCATTTACCTTTGGCTCAGAGGTGGTGGCCAAGTTCCTGCACAAGCACGACCTGGATCTGATCTGTCGTGCCCATCAG GTTGTTGAGGACGGCTATGAATTTTTCGCTAAGAGGCAACTCGTCACTTTGTTCTCAGCGCCTAACTATTGTGGGGAGTTTGACAATGCTGGTGCCATGATGAGCGTGGACGAGACCCTCATGTGCTCTTTTCAG ATTCTGAAACCAGCTGAGAAGAAAAAGCCCAACGGCAGCCGTCCCGTGACTCCTCCTCGCAACATGGTCACCAAGCAAGCCAAGAAATGA